A window of the Comamonas sp. Y33R10-2 genome harbors these coding sequences:
- a CDS encoding 3-hydroxyacyl-CoA dehydrogenase, which yields MQIQDRVFIVTGGASGLGEGTARMLATNGGKVVIADMNTERGENVAREIGGAYLRCDVSSEADGQAVVEKATSLGKLAGLINCAGIAPAEKTVGKNGPHNLASYTKTIMVNLVGSFNMIRLAADAMSRNEPEATGERGVLISTASVAAYDGQIGQAAYAASKGGVVGMTLPIARDLARSGIRNMTIAPGIFGTPMLFTMPQEVQDALAASVPFPSRLGKPEDYAKLVKHILENDMLNGEVIRLDGAIRLAPK from the coding sequence ATGCAAATTCAGGATCGCGTATTTATCGTCACCGGCGGCGCATCCGGCTTGGGCGAAGGAACAGCGCGCATGCTGGCCACCAACGGCGGTAAAGTTGTCATTGCCGATATGAATACAGAGCGCGGCGAGAATGTGGCTCGTGAAATCGGCGGCGCTTATCTGCGCTGCGATGTCAGCAGCGAAGCGGATGGCCAAGCCGTCGTAGAAAAAGCCACCAGCCTTGGCAAATTGGCCGGCCTCATCAATTGCGCAGGCATTGCACCTGCTGAAAAAACGGTGGGTAAGAACGGGCCGCACAACCTTGCCAGCTACACCAAAACCATCATGGTCAACTTGGTTGGCAGCTTCAACATGATTCGTCTAGCCGCTGATGCTATGAGCCGAAATGAGCCCGAAGCCACTGGCGAGCGCGGCGTGCTCATTTCTACCGCCAGCGTTGCTGCTTACGACGGCCAGATTGGGCAAGCGGCCTATGCGGCATCCAAAGGTGGCGTGGTTGGCATGACTTTGCCCATTGCCCGCGACCTCGCACGCAGCGGTATTCGCAATATGACGATTGCCCCTGGCATCTTTGGCACACCCATGCTGTTCACCATGCCGCAAGAAGTACAAGACGCGTTAGCGGCCAGCGTGCCCTTCCCTAGCCGCTTGGGCAAACCAGAAGATTACGCCAAGCTAGTCAAGCACATTCTTGAAAACGACATGTTGAATGGCGAGGTCATTCGCTTGGATGGCGCTATTCGCCTTGCGCCCAAATAA
- a CDS encoding efflux RND transporter permease subunit, with protein sequence MIASMIRAALSQRLVVIVLALVVCGFGLRAAMNLSVDAFPDVTNVQVQVATEAPGRSPEEIERFITVPLEISMTGLPGLVEMRSLNKSGLSIITLVFTDETDVYFARQLVTERLIEVTPRMPGGTVPVLGPVSTGLGEVYQYTLDHPDDGERALTQAELTERRTIQDWVARPLLRSVPGVAEINSQGGYVKQYQVLVDPARLRHYGLSVRQVVQAVADNNANASGGILPQVTEQYLIRGVGMIRTLEDIDNIVLKEQDGVPVYVRDVAKVQIDAEVRQGAIIKGGYTEGVSGIVLMMRGGNAKEVVTRVKERVDEINSKGMLPGGLQIVSFYDRTDLVDSALWTVGKVLIEGIFLVVVVLFIFLGDVRSSLIVVATLIITPLTTFIMMNRYGISANLMSLGGLAIAIGLMVDATVVVVENVFHKLGQAGDSRGERIRTVLSATVEVATPTIFGIAIIILVFLPLMTLQGIEGKMFAPLALTIAMALAISLAVSLFLSPVLCSYFLKGGADHDTKLIGFLKRHYLRLLDGATVRSRLTLAVSVALLLGSLGLFPFLGKSFMPTMKEGALTPQINRVPSISLDESIRMEMDAMKEVAQVKGVKSVVSKLGRGESPADPAGPNESDPIVILDPESGRTQDEIDEEIRQRLSKIPGVQIVLSQPISERVDEMVTGVRSQLAIKVFGDELGELKDVSEQVARILKSVSGSTDIRIERLSGQQALTVDIDRKAIARHGLNVADVQSVLESAIGGKDVTTLYEGERRYSVVVRFPQSQRNSAQTIGATLLTTSSGAQVPLSSLAKIELVDGPAQISREGGKRRVVVGANVEGRDLAGFVAEVEQRLDKEVKLPDGYYFKFGGQFENMERAMGTLQVIVPLTIVAIFFLLFLLFNSLKIASLIILVLPFASIGGLIALFITGEYLSVPASVGFIALWGIAVLNGVVLVSSIRQLRQDGLEVAKAVREGCIQRFRPVMMTATVALLGLVPFLFATGPGSEVQRPLAIVVIGGLITSTLLTLVVLPTLYRWFDEKPTEA encoded by the coding sequence ATGATTGCCTCCATGATTCGTGCCGCGCTTTCGCAGCGGCTGGTGGTGATTGTGCTGGCGCTTGTTGTCTGTGGATTTGGCCTGCGTGCTGCTATGAATCTGTCGGTGGATGCTTTCCCCGATGTGACGAATGTGCAAGTGCAGGTTGCCACCGAAGCGCCTGGCCGCTCCCCCGAGGAAATTGAGCGTTTTATTACCGTGCCTCTCGAAATTTCCATGACCGGCTTGCCCGGTTTGGTCGAGATGCGCTCGCTCAACAAGAGCGGTTTGTCCATCATTACGCTGGTGTTTACGGATGAAACTGACGTCTACTTTGCACGTCAGTTGGTCACAGAACGCCTGATTGAAGTCACTCCGCGCATGCCCGGCGGCACCGTGCCCGTGCTGGGCCCTGTGTCCACCGGTCTGGGTGAGGTCTATCAGTACACGCTTGATCACCCTGATGATGGCGAACGTGCGCTGACACAGGCCGAGCTGACTGAGCGACGCACTATTCAGGATTGGGTTGCGCGTCCTTTGCTGCGTTCCGTTCCCGGTGTGGCTGAAATCAACTCGCAGGGGGGCTACGTCAAGCAGTACCAAGTGCTGGTTGATCCAGCGCGTCTGCGTCACTACGGCCTAAGCGTGCGTCAAGTGGTTCAGGCCGTGGCTGATAACAATGCCAATGCCAGTGGTGGTATCTTGCCGCAGGTAACAGAGCAGTATCTGATCCGCGGCGTGGGCATGATTCGTACGCTGGAAGATATTGACAACATCGTGCTCAAAGAGCAGGACGGCGTACCGGTCTATGTGCGTGATGTGGCCAAGGTACAAATTGATGCTGAAGTCCGTCAGGGCGCCATCATTAAGGGTGGTTACACCGAAGGCGTATCCGGCATTGTGCTGATGATGCGCGGCGGTAATGCCAAGGAAGTCGTGACCCGCGTGAAAGAGCGCGTAGACGAGATCAACAGCAAGGGCATGCTGCCCGGCGGTTTGCAAATCGTCTCTTTCTACGACCGTACTGATCTGGTGGACTCGGCTCTGTGGACCGTGGGCAAGGTGCTGATTGAAGGCATTTTCCTGGTGGTTGTGGTGCTGTTCATCTTCTTGGGCGATGTGCGCTCCAGTTTGATTGTGGTGGCGACGCTGATCATCACCCCGCTGACGACCTTCATCATGATGAACCGTTACGGCATCTCGGCCAACTTGATGTCTCTGGGGGGGCTGGCGATTGCCATTGGTTTGATGGTAGATGCGACCGTGGTGGTGGTGGAAAACGTTTTCCATAAACTGGGCCAAGCAGGCGATTCACGCGGTGAGCGTATTCGTACGGTGCTGTCTGCCACTGTGGAAGTGGCAACGCCTACCATCTTCGGTATCGCCATCATTATTTTGGTGTTCTTGCCGCTGATGACGCTGCAGGGCATTGAAGGCAAGATGTTTGCGCCTCTGGCGCTGACGATTGCCATGGCTTTGGCAATCTCGCTGGCCGTGTCGCTGTTCCTGTCGCCCGTGCTGTGCTCGTACTTCCTTAAGGGCGGTGCGGACCACGACACCAAGTTGATTGGTTTCCTCAAGCGTCACTACCTGCGTCTGCTGGATGGCGCGACGGTGCGCAGCCGTTTGACTTTGGCTGTATCCGTGGCCTTGCTCCTTGGTTCGCTGGGTCTGTTCCCCTTCTTGGGCAAGTCTTTCATGCCCACCATGAAGGAAGGCGCTTTGACGCCGCAGATTAACCGCGTGCCCAGCATTTCTTTGGACGAATCCATCCGTATGGAAATGGATGCCATGAAGGAAGTGGCACAGGTCAAGGGTGTGAAGTCTGTGGTCTCCAAGCTGGGCCGCGGCGAATCGCCTGCCGATCCTGCCGGCCCGAATGAGTCCGACCCTATCGTGATTCTGGATCCGGAATCTGGCCGCACTCAAGATGAGATTGACGAGGAAATTCGTCAGCGTTTGTCCAAGATTCCAGGTGTGCAGATTGTGCTGTCTCAGCCTATCTCTGAGCGCGTGGATGAAATGGTGACAGGCGTGCGCTCGCAGCTGGCCATCAAGGTGTTTGGTGATGAGTTGGGTGAGCTCAAAGACGTCTCTGAGCAAGTAGCGCGTATTCTGAAAAGCGTTTCTGGCAGCACTGACATTCGTATTGAGCGACTGTCGGGCCAGCAGGCTTTGACCGTGGACATCGACCGCAAGGCGATTGCTCGTCACGGCCTCAATGTGGCTGATGTGCAGAGCGTTCTGGAGTCCGCCATTGGCGGCAAGGACGTGACTACGTTGTATGAGGGTGAGCGCCGTTACTCTGTGGTGGTTCGCTTCCCGCAGTCTCAGCGTAATTCGGCTCAAACCATTGGCGCTACTTTGCTGACGACATCTTCTGGCGCGCAAGTGCCGTTGAGCAGTCTGGCCAAGATTGAGCTGGTGGATGGCCCTGCGCAGATCAGCCGCGAAGGCGGTAAGCGCCGCGTGGTGGTTGGTGCCAACGTTGAAGGGCGTGACTTGGCTGGCTTCGTGGCCGAAGTCGAGCAGCGCTTGGACAAGGAAGTGAAGTTGCCTGATGGCTACTACTTCAAGTTCGGCGGTCAGTTCGAAAACATGGAGCGCGCCATGGGCACGCTGCAGGTGATCGTGCCGCTGACTATTGTGGCTATCTTCTTCCTGCTGTTCTTGCTGTTTAACTCTCTGAAGATTGCCAGCTTGATCATTTTGGTTCTGCCATTTGCATCGATTGGTGGCTTGATTGCGCTGTTTATCACGGGCGAATATTTGAGCGTTCCGGCTTCCGTGGGCTTTATTGCTCTGTGGGGTATTGCGGTGCTCAACGGCGTGGTGCTGGTCTCCAGTATTCGTCAGCTGCGTCAAGATGGCTTGGAAGTGGCCAAGGCTGTGCGTGAAGGCTGTATTCAGCGATTCCGCCCGGTGATGATGACTGCCACTGTGGCTTTGCTGGGCTTGGTGCCATTCCTGTTTGCGACAGGTCCAGGCTCAGAAGTTCAGCGCCCGTTGGCTATTGTTGTGATCGGTGGTTTGATTACTTCCACCTTGTTGACACTGGTGGTGCTGCCTACGCTGTACCGCTGGTTTGATGAGAAACCAACAGAGGCTTAA
- the pncB gene encoding nicotinate phosphoribosyltransferase: MIITSLLDTDLYKFTMMQVVLHQFPGSQVEYRFKCRNPGVQLAPFVNEIREEIRSLCKLRFQDSELAYLSSLRFIKSDFVDFLSLFQLNDKYITVTALPSGEIDISIKGPWLHTILFEIPVLAIVNEVYFRNTQPVPNFLEGRKRLDEKIALMQGDGLETLKIADYGTRRRFSRAWHEEVLRVLCAKLGHAGSRSAGSRSEQGQLAGTSNVLYAMKLGLIPLGTLAHEYLQACQSLGPRLRDSQIFGFESWAREYRGDLGIALSDVYGMSAFLRDFDLYFCKLFDGARHDSGDPFDWGERLIAHYKANKIDPLSKVLIFSDGLTVPKTIELFKRFNGRCQLAFGIGTNLTNDLGSPPEHVPLQIVIKMTRCNGQPVAKLSDTPGKSMCDDEKYLAYLRQVFSIEAPEAARPIPQA; the protein is encoded by the coding sequence ATGATCATCACCAGCTTGCTAGATACCGACCTGTACAAATTCACGATGATGCAGGTGGTGCTGCATCAGTTTCCGGGCTCACAGGTGGAATACCGCTTTAAGTGCCGTAACCCCGGCGTGCAATTGGCGCCCTTCGTCAATGAAATCCGTGAAGAAATTCGCTCGCTGTGCAAGCTGCGCTTTCAGGATTCGGAGCTGGCGTATTTAAGTTCGCTGCGCTTTATCAAAAGTGACTTTGTGGACTTTTTGAGTCTGTTTCAGCTCAACGACAAATACATCACCGTCACAGCGCTGCCCAGTGGCGAGATTGATATCAGCATCAAAGGTCCGTGGCTGCACACCATTCTTTTTGAGATTCCGGTGTTGGCTATCGTCAACGAGGTGTACTTCCGCAACACCCAGCCTGTGCCCAACTTTTTGGAGGGGCGCAAACGCCTTGATGAAAAAATTGCGCTGATGCAAGGCGATGGGCTGGAGACGCTGAAAATTGCGGACTACGGAACGCGCCGCCGCTTCTCTAGAGCTTGGCACGAAGAAGTGTTGCGTGTACTGTGCGCAAAACTGGGGCATGCCGGCTCGCGCAGCGCTGGCTCGCGCAGTGAGCAAGGGCAGTTGGCCGGCACCAGCAATGTGCTGTATGCCATGAAGCTGGGCTTGATTCCGCTGGGTACGCTGGCCCATGAATATTTACAGGCCTGCCAGTCGCTAGGCCCGCGTTTGCGCGATAGCCAGATTTTTGGCTTTGAGTCTTGGGCGCGCGAATATCGCGGCGACCTAGGGATTGCGCTGTCAGATGTCTATGGCATGTCGGCCTTTTTGCGCGACTTCGACTTGTATTTTTGCAAGCTGTTTGATGGCGCACGCCATGACAGCGGCGATCCGTTTGACTGGGGCGAGCGCTTGATTGCGCATTACAAGGCCAACAAGATTGATCCGCTGAGTAAGGTGCTGATCTTTAGCGATGGGCTGACCGTGCCCAAGACCATTGAGCTTTTTAAGCGCTTCAATGGTCGCTGCCAACTGGCTTTTGGTATTGGCACTAATTTGACCAATGACCTGGGCAGCCCGCCCGAGCATGTGCCGCTGCAGATCGTGATCAAGATGACGCGCTGCAATGGTCAGCCTGTGGCCAAACTCTCGGACACGCCGGGTAAAAGCATGTGTGATGACGAGAAATATTTGGCGTATCTGCGCCAAGTATTCAGCATTGAAGCGCCTGAGGCGGCGCGGCCGATACCGCAGGCTTGA
- a CDS encoding efflux RND transporter periplasmic adaptor subunit yields the protein MSSHHQSRTNRPASLVLALALAGLATLTLTACGKDESAATAAATPAKVELDPMEVQITAQMAPNFKTAAVAQAEVASVLEIAGRIEANERKVTRIGAAVTGRVTDVLAETGDRVKQGQPLARVASPELTTAQLAYMRANATATLAERSVERARQLIAADVIGSAELQRRESEVQIARAEVRAAGDQLKLMGLSADALTRLRAQGSVASNAAITASTSGIVIERQVSQGQVAQPGDPLFTVADLSNVWVVGALPEQVARSVKTGQNVQIDVPALGLTVEEAPISGKIIYVGDTVSSETRTVTIRTQVNNKDLALKPQMLASMKIQGAMEKTLAIPVLAVVRENDKDHVYVKKADNHYRLTPVELGAASGGLRPVIKGLNEGTEIVIEGAFHLNNERKRAELE from the coding sequence ATGTCTTCACATCACCAATCTAGGACAAATCGTCCTGCCTCTCTGGTTCTTGCGCTGGCTTTGGCTGGACTGGCCACGCTGACATTGACAGCCTGTGGCAAAGATGAATCCGCAGCTACTGCGGCTGCTACGCCCGCTAAGGTTGAGCTGGACCCTATGGAAGTCCAAATCACAGCTCAGATGGCACCCAATTTCAAGACTGCTGCCGTGGCACAGGCTGAAGTGGCATCCGTGCTGGAAATTGCCGGCCGTATTGAAGCTAATGAACGCAAAGTGACTCGCATCGGCGCCGCCGTTACCGGCCGCGTTACTGATGTCCTGGCTGAAACGGGTGACCGTGTGAAGCAAGGACAGCCCTTGGCGCGTGTGGCCAGCCCTGAGCTGACCACGGCCCAATTGGCTTATATGCGTGCTAACGCAACAGCGACTTTGGCCGAGCGCTCTGTGGAGCGCGCGCGTCAGCTGATTGCTGCGGATGTGATTGGCTCTGCCGAGCTGCAACGCCGCGAGTCAGAGGTGCAGATTGCCCGTGCTGAAGTACGGGCAGCGGGCGACCAGCTCAAGTTAATGGGTCTGTCTGCTGATGCGCTGACGCGCCTGCGCGCTCAAGGCAGCGTGGCCTCTAATGCAGCGATTACCGCCTCGACCTCAGGTATTGTGATTGAGCGTCAAGTCAGTCAAGGACAGGTTGCCCAGCCGGGTGATCCTTTGTTCACGGTGGCCGATCTGTCCAATGTTTGGGTCGTGGGTGCTTTGCCTGAACAAGTCGCGCGCAGCGTAAAGACGGGCCAGAACGTGCAAATCGATGTGCCTGCGCTGGGCCTGACGGTGGAAGAAGCGCCGATCTCCGGCAAGATCATCTATGTGGGTGATACCGTGTCGTCAGAGACACGTACGGTGACGATTCGCACTCAGGTGAATAACAAGGATTTGGCGCTCAAGCCCCAAATGCTGGCCAGCATGAAGATTCAGGGAGCGATGGAAAAAACGCTTGCCATTCCTGTTTTGGCTGTGGTGCGTGAAAACGACAAGGATCACGTTTATGTGAAGAAGGCGGATAACCATTACCGCCTGACCCCTGTCGAGTTGGGTGCTGCCAGCGGCGGGCTGCGACCTGTCATCAAGGGTCTCAATGAAGGCACGGAGATCGTTATTGAAGGCGCTTTCCACCTGAACAATGAGCGCAAGCGCGCTGAGCTGGAGTAA
- a CDS encoding P-II family nitrogen regulator translates to MPMKEIRAIVRPSRLERLRTALRAIPNFPGVTIFKAEGFTAPAAVDKRTVKDELTDFSDKLMVCVIVDDSMVEPVREAIVTACGTGQIGDGLVWTVDIGEMHRIRDGSTVS, encoded by the coding sequence ATGCCGATGAAGGAAATTCGGGCCATTGTGCGGCCCAGTCGACTGGAGCGTCTGCGCACTGCGCTGCGTGCTATTCCTAACTTTCCTGGTGTGACCATTTTCAAAGCTGAGGGCTTTACGGCACCGGCGGCAGTGGACAAGCGCACAGTCAAGGATGAGTTGACTGATTTTTCGGACAAGCTCATGGTCTGCGTCATCGTGGATGACTCCATGGTGGAGCCGGTTCGTGAAGCGATTGTTACGGCTTGCGGTACTGGTCAGATTGGTGATGGTTTGGTTTGGACGGTGGACATTGGCGAGATGCATCGCATTCGTGATGGCAGTACTGTGAGCTAA
- a CDS encoding phasin family protein, whose product MSLTPDQILSTQKAQLETLFGLTSKAFEGVEKLVELNVTASRAALSEAAQHSQAILNVKDAQSLLTLQTSILQPLAEKTASYNRHLYDIASSTASEFNKALEAQSNEARKSFNSLLETTTQNAPAGSESAVALVKSAVSAANNAFESVQKAVKQASDMAEANFTAASKTATEAVKSTVAVKR is encoded by the coding sequence ATGTCCCTGACCCCTGACCAAATCCTGAGCACACAAAAAGCCCAGCTCGAAACCCTGTTCGGCCTGACGAGCAAAGCTTTCGAAGGCGTGGAAAAGCTGGTGGAACTGAATGTTACTGCTTCCCGTGCAGCTCTGAGCGAAGCCGCTCAGCACTCGCAAGCCATCCTGAACGTCAAAGATGCTCAGTCTTTGCTGACTCTGCAAACCAGCATTCTGCAGCCTCTGGCTGAAAAGACTGCTTCCTACAACCGCCACCTGTATGACATCGCCAGCAGCACTGCCAGCGAATTCAACAAGGCTCTGGAAGCCCAGTCCAACGAAGCCCGCAAGAGCTTCAACTCCCTGCTGGAAACCACGACTCAAAACGCCCCCGCAGGCTCCGAGTCTGCTGTGGCACTGGTCAAGAGCGCCGTCTCTGCTGCTAACAACGCTTTCGAGTCCGTACAAAAAGCTGTCAAGCAAGCTTCGGATATGGCTGAAGCCAACTTCACCGCTGCCTCCAAGACAGCCACTGAAGCCGTCAAGTCGACAGTCGCAGTCAAGCGCTAA
- a CDS encoding thioesterase family protein: protein MTAPQTAAKPERSLPQARDYYPIFRAISTRWSDNDVYGHINNVIYYSWFDTAVNAYLIEQGALDIHAGQTIGLVVETHCNYFASLAFPQQVDAGIRVAHIGSSSVRYEVGLFAQGEDQPAAAGHFVHVYVDRVTRRPVPLPAALRASLQPLQSKELGHVEEIDS, encoded by the coding sequence ATGACAGCACCACAAACAGCCGCCAAACCCGAGCGCTCCTTGCCACAGGCGCGTGACTACTACCCCATTTTTCGAGCCATCAGCACTCGCTGGTCAGACAACGATGTCTATGGGCATATCAACAACGTCATCTACTACAGCTGGTTTGATACGGCGGTGAATGCTTATTTGATAGAGCAGGGCGCGCTGGATATTCATGCGGGGCAAACGATTGGGCTAGTGGTTGAGACCCACTGCAATTACTTTGCCTCGCTAGCTTTTCCGCAGCAGGTCGATGCAGGCATTCGCGTGGCGCATATTGGAAGCTCCAGCGTGCGTTACGAGGTGGGACTGTTTGCGCAGGGCGAGGATCAACCTGCAGCCGCCGGTCACTTTGTGCATGTGTATGTGGACAGAGTTACGCGCCGACCTGTGCCGCTGCCTGCTGCTTTACGCGCCTCATTACAGCCTTTGCAAAGTAAAGAGCTAGGTCATGTAGAAGAAATTGATAGCTAA